In the genome of Leeuwenhoekiella sp. MAR_2009_132, one region contains:
- a CDS encoding MATE family efflux transporter, with the protein MSKTNTLSFKNINRLAIPALLAGIAEPILSATDAAVVGNVPINATEVLAAVGIVGSFLSALIWVLGQTRSALQAIIAQYYGANKIDEISTLPAQAIYFNILLSVVILVSTLPFIEGIFSLYNASGLILEYCVQYYSIRVWGFPLTLFTFAVFGIFRGLQNTFWPMVVALIGAGLNILLDFALVYGIEGYIPALQLEGAAYASLIAQGVMAILSLILVLSKTKVSLKLKLPVHPELWRLVGMALNLFVRTIALNVALYLANSFATGYGASYIAAQTILINIWLFSAFFIDGYAAAGNILAGRFLGAKDYKSLWDLSKKLTKYSLIISGGLMLIAAIFYEQLGLIFSKEPEVIARFTTIFFIVILMQPLNALAFIFDGIFKGMGEMKYLRNVLMAATFFGFVPAIFIADYFDLKLYAVWIAFTMWMVVRSAALILKFRKRFKPKIES; encoded by the coding sequence ATGTCAAAAACAAATACCCTCTCTTTTAAAAATATTAACCGCCTTGCCATTCCGGCTCTTCTTGCGGGTATAGCAGAGCCTATACTTTCTGCTACAGATGCTGCCGTAGTAGGTAACGTACCCATTAATGCCACCGAAGTACTTGCTGCTGTAGGTATCGTAGGTTCATTCTTATCAGCTTTAATATGGGTTTTAGGCCAGACTCGTAGTGCCTTACAGGCTATAATCGCACAATATTATGGAGCAAATAAAATAGATGAGATTAGCACATTGCCGGCACAGGCAATCTATTTTAATATTCTACTAAGCGTTGTTATTTTAGTAAGTACTCTTCCGTTTATAGAAGGTATTTTTTCATTATATAATGCATCGGGTCTCATATTAGAATACTGTGTACAATATTATTCTATTCGGGTTTGGGGCTTTCCGTTAACACTATTCACTTTTGCGGTATTTGGCATCTTTAGAGGGCTTCAAAATACATTTTGGCCCATGGTTGTGGCTTTAATAGGAGCTGGTTTAAATATACTACTTGACTTTGCGCTTGTTTATGGTATTGAAGGTTACATCCCGGCATTGCAACTTGAAGGTGCTGCCTATGCAAGTTTAATTGCGCAGGGAGTTATGGCTATTCTATCACTTATATTAGTGTTGTCAAAAACTAAGGTGAGTCTCAAATTAAAACTTCCGGTTCACCCAGAACTTTGGCGACTCGTAGGTATGGCACTTAACCTTTTTGTGCGTACCATTGCGCTTAATGTCGCGCTTTACCTGGCAAACTCATTTGCTACCGGCTATGGTGCCTCATATATCGCAGCACAAACTATTTTAATAAATATCTGGTTGTTTTCAGCATTTTTTATAGATGGCTATGCCGCAGCAGGAAATATTCTGGCCGGTCGTTTTCTGGGAGCTAAAGATTATAAGAGCCTTTGGGATCTTAGTAAAAAACTCACCAAATACAGTTTGATTATTTCTGGCGGATTAATGCTTATTGCTGCAATTTTCTATGAACAGCTGGGTTTGATTTTTAGTAAAGAACCTGAGGTTATCGCTCGTTTTACCACAATCTTTTTTATTGTGATCCTGATGCAACCGTTAAATGCACTTGCTTTTATTTTTGATGGAATTTTTAAAGGTATGGGTGAGATGAAATACCTGCGCAACGTATTAATGGCTGCAACTTTTTTTGGCTTTGTACCCGCTATATTTATCGCAGATTATTTTGATTTAAAACTCTATGCGGTATGGATTGCTTTTACGATGTGGATGGTTGTGCGCAGTGCTGCTTTAATCTTAAAATTTAGAAAACGCTTTAAACCAAAAATTGAAAGCTAG
- a CDS encoding 2OG-Fe(II) oxygenase gives METQLFEQLQFTENPVYEMVISDILDRGYSIVDDFFDSSEIEELRQSLKDVYEADCFKKAAIGNRLNEEIDKSIRGDFILWINEAEGRAVERRFFAKINDLVAYLNRTCFLGILQKEFHYAVYPTGTFYKRHLDTFQNDDRRKLSMVCYLNDDSWIASNGGELTLYLPSETGETALDIIPRPGRMVIFESQVLEHEVKPVLASERFSITGWLKTR, from the coding sequence ATGGAAACACAACTTTTTGAGCAGCTTCAGTTTACAGAAAATCCTGTTTATGAGATGGTTATATCTGATATTTTAGATAGGGGTTATAGTATCGTAGATGATTTTTTTGATTCTTCTGAGATCGAAGAATTACGACAGTCTTTAAAAGATGTATATGAGGCAGATTGCTTCAAAAAAGCTGCCATAGGAAATAGGCTTAATGAAGAGATTGATAAATCTATACGAGGGGACTTTATTTTGTGGATTAATGAAGCCGAAGGTCGCGCTGTTGAGCGTAGATTTTTTGCTAAAATTAATGATCTCGTTGCTTATTTAAATCGCACGTGCTTTTTAGGGATCTTGCAGAAAGAATTTCACTATGCTGTCTATCCCACAGGAACTTTTTACAAAAGACACCTAGATACTTTTCAGAATGATGACCGTCGTAAATTGTCTATGGTGTGCTATTTAAATGACGATTCCTGGATTGCCAGTAATGGCGGCGAGCTCACCCTGTATTTACCTTCTGAAACTGGCGAGACAGCTTTAGATATCATTCCCAGACCTGGGCGAATGGTCATTTTTGAAAGTCAGGTTTTAGAGCATGAGGTTAAACCGGTATTGGCATCAGAGCGTTTTAGTATAACAGGTTGGTTAAAAACACGATAG
- a CDS encoding 6-pyruvoyl trahydropterin synthase family protein — protein MSNIRITKQFSFETGHALYGYDGKCRNVHGHSYKLSVTVIGTPISQNDNVKFGMVIDFGDLKKIVKTEIVDVFDHATVFNKNTPHVELAKELSDRGHNVLLVDYQPTSEMMVIDFAEKIKKYLPENISLFSLKLQETDSSFAEWYASDN, from the coding sequence ATGAGTAACATACGCATCACAAAGCAATTTTCATTTGAAACGGGTCACGCATTATATGGCTATGACGGTAAATGTCGCAATGTACACGGGCACAGTTACAAACTTTCGGTAACTGTGATAGGCACCCCTATTTCTCAAAATGACAATGTCAAATTTGGTATGGTAATCGATTTTGGAGACCTCAAAAAAATTGTAAAAACAGAAATTGTTGATGTGTTTGATCACGCTACGGTTTTCAACAAAAACACACCGCACGTTGAACTTGCTAAAGAATTATCAGACCGTGGGCACAATGTTCTTCTTGTAGATTACCAGCCCACTAGTGAAATGATGGTGATTGATTTTGCTGAAAAAATCAAGAAATACCTTCCTGAAAATATTAGCCTATTCTCTTTAAAACTGCAGGAAACAGATAGTAGTTTTGCAGAATGGTATGCCTCAGACAATTAA
- a CDS encoding UDP-2,3-diacylglucosamine diphosphatase: protein MKQPVLQAKIPEGKKIYFSSDNHLGAPTAEASKPRELKFVAWLNEIEKDAAAIFLLGDLFDFWFEYKTVVPKGFVRVLGKLADLRDKGIAIYFFVGNHDLWMHDYFETELNIPVYHNPQVFEFNDKRFFIGHGDGLGPGDKGYKRMKKVFKSSVFQWLFRWVHPDIGVRVAQYLSVKNKLISGDDDHIFLGDENEWLAAYAKRKLQTNHYDYFVFGHRHLPMKIDVGTNSSYHNLGDWIVHYTYGVYDGTSFELKEYNPN, encoded by the coding sequence ATGAAGCAACCCGTTTTGCAAGCCAAAATACCCGAAGGAAAAAAAATTTACTTTTCTAGTGATAATCATCTGGGTGCTCCTACTGCAGAAGCCAGTAAACCACGTGAATTAAAATTTGTAGCCTGGCTTAACGAAATAGAAAAAGATGCAGCTGCTATTTTTCTTTTAGGAGATCTTTTTGACTTTTGGTTTGAATATAAAACAGTTGTACCTAAGGGCTTTGTAAGAGTTCTGGGTAAACTTGCAGACCTGCGTGATAAGGGTATCGCTATCTACTTTTTTGTAGGCAATCATGATTTGTGGATGCACGATTATTTTGAAACCGAATTAAACATACCGGTGTATCACAACCCACAAGTATTTGAGTTTAACGATAAACGATTCTTTATAGGACACGGCGATGGCTTAGGCCCAGGAGATAAAGGATATAAACGGATGAAAAAGGTTTTCAAATCGAGCGTTTTTCAATGGCTTTTTAGATGGGTACACCCTGATATCGGCGTACGTGTTGCGCAGTACCTTTCGGTGAAAAATAAGCTTATAAGCGGTGATGATGACCATATTTTTTTAGGTGATGAAAATGAATGGCTTGCTGCTTATGCAAAGCGAAAGTTGCAAACTAACCACTATGATTATTTTGTATTTGGGCACAGGCATTTACCTATGAAAATTGATGTGGGTACAAACTCCTCTTACCACAATCTGGGAGATTGGATCGTTCATTACACTTATGGCGTGTACGACGGCACCTCTTTTGAACTGAAAGAATACAACCCTAATTAA
- a CDS encoding DUF6686 family protein, translating into MKHINIIYRNESGISFYWKTSNDSILKAQVVFRDIGFYFTLDQLKSFAFQTQAAKSEHKCKDCINPKECRSLLLKTPSDCIDLAVNKQELEDIQDLLDQTILRMEAQAYMQTALN; encoded by the coding sequence ATGAAACATATAAATATCATCTATCGCAACGAGTCTGGTATTTCTTTCTATTGGAAGACATCTAATGACAGCATTCTTAAAGCACAGGTAGTATTTAGGGATATAGGTTTTTATTTCACTTTAGATCAGCTCAAATCATTTGCTTTTCAAACACAAGCTGCAAAGAGTGAGCATAAATGTAAAGATTGTATAAATCCTAAAGAGTGTAGATCGTTACTTCTAAAAACACCTTCAGACTGCATAGACCTTGCGGTAAATAAGCAGGAGTTAGAAGATATACAGGATCTTTTAGACCAAACAATTTTAAGAATGGAAGCGCAGGCGTATATGCAAACAGCCCTTAATTAG
- the recJ gene encoding single-stranded-DNA-specific exonuclease RecJ, with protein sequence MRWTLKPTPNKVITEALALELKVPEKIAVLLVQRGIDTYEKAKKFFRPSLDELHDPFLMKDMDKAVARINSAFKQEENILVYGDYDVDGTTSVALMSSYLLSHYPQVATYIPDRYAEGYGVSYMSIDYAHDNDITLIIALDCGVKAVDKIAYAKKLGIDFIVCDHHRPGPVLPDAVAVLDPKREDCTYPYDELCGCGVGFKLIQALEQEKGLPAKTLIPYLDLVATAIGADIVPITGENRVLAFYGLEVINTLPRTGIRALIENVKKDTLTITDVVFIIAPRINAAGRIKHGLHAVELLTEQDEAIAQEMAANIENYNAERKDLDKLITVEALEQITTNKEEDLKTSVVYQENWHKGVIGIVASRLIETYYRPTLVFTKSGDKLAASARSVKGFDVYEALEACSEHIEQFGGHKYAAGLTLSEAQYPGFKAKFEEVVSGSIDERLLIPEITIDACLELHEISAKFYRILRQFAPFGPGNMSPVFMSKNLIDTGYGKCVGADEDHLKCTVTQNNSAIQIGAIGFNLGAKCNLITNKKPFKAAYSLDLNEWNGNVSIQLKLRDIQE encoded by the coding sequence ATGCGCTGGACGTTAAAACCCACTCCTAATAAAGTAATTACTGAAGCTTTAGCTCTTGAATTAAAAGTGCCCGAAAAGATTGCGGTGCTACTGGTGCAGCGCGGTATAGACACCTATGAAAAAGCAAAGAAATTCTTTAGACCTTCGCTAGATGAATTACACGATCCGTTCTTAATGAAAGATATGGATAAAGCTGTTGCCCGAATCAATAGTGCTTTTAAACAGGAAGAAAATATTTTAGTCTATGGTGATTATGACGTAGATGGCACGACAAGTGTTGCTTTAATGAGTAGTTATTTATTAAGCCATTATCCGCAGGTTGCTACCTATATTCCAGATCGCTATGCAGAGGGCTATGGCGTCTCTTATATGAGTATAGATTATGCCCACGATAATGATATTACCTTAATTATTGCATTAGACTGTGGTGTTAAAGCAGTTGATAAGATTGCTTATGCAAAAAAACTGGGAATAGATTTTATCGTCTGCGATCATCACAGACCGGGCCCAGTATTGCCAGATGCTGTTGCGGTTCTAGATCCTAAACGAGAGGATTGCACCTATCCTTACGATGAATTGTGTGGCTGTGGCGTAGGGTTTAAATTAATACAGGCTTTAGAGCAGGAAAAAGGCTTGCCTGCTAAAACGTTGATTCCTTATTTAGATCTTGTTGCTACTGCAATAGGTGCAGACATTGTACCTATAACCGGGGAAAACAGAGTGCTTGCTTTTTATGGTCTTGAAGTTATAAATACGTTGCCGCGCACAGGCATTAGAGCTTTAATTGAAAATGTAAAAAAAGACACCCTTACCATAACCGATGTTGTTTTTATAATTGCACCGCGCATAAATGCCGCGGGCCGTATTAAACACGGGCTACACGCGGTAGAATTACTCACTGAGCAAGATGAGGCAATTGCACAGGAAATGGCTGCGAATATTGAAAATTATAACGCAGAGCGAAAAGATCTGGACAAACTAATAACAGTAGAAGCTTTAGAGCAGATTACCACAAATAAAGAAGAAGACTTAAAAACTTCTGTTGTGTATCAGGAAAACTGGCATAAGGGTGTTATAGGTATAGTTGCCTCACGCCTAATTGAAACCTATTATCGTCCTACGCTGGTTTTTACAAAAAGTGGAGATAAACTAGCTGCCAGTGCTCGTTCTGTTAAAGGATTTGATGTGTATGAAGCCCTTGAAGCATGTAGTGAACATATAGAACAATTTGGAGGGCATAAATACGCCGCAGGTCTAACACTGAGTGAAGCTCAATACCCTGGTTTTAAAGCAAAATTTGAAGAGGTTGTATCGGGTAGTATAGATGAGCGTTTGCTTATTCCTGAAATAACTATTGATGCTTGTCTTGAACTACACGAAATTTCCGCAAAATTCTATAGAATTTTAAGGCAGTTTGCACCCTTTGGGCCGGGAAATATGTCTCCTGTTTTTATGAGTAAAAATCTAATAGATACGGGTTATGGTAAATGTGTAGGGGCAGATGAAGATCATTTAAAATGTACAGTTACCCAAAACAATAGTGCAATTCAAATAGGAGCTATAGGATTTAATCTGGGAGCAAAATGCAATCTTATAACTAACAAAAAACCATTTAAAGCTGCTTATTCTCTTGACCTTAATGAGTGGAATGGTAATGTGAGCATTCAGTTAAAATTAAGAGATATTCAGGAATAA
- the rsmI gene encoding 16S rRNA (cytidine(1402)-2'-O)-methyltransferase: MAKLFLVPTPIGNLDDMTFRAIKVLQEADLILAEDTRTSGKLLKHFEITTQMHSHHMHNEHKTVENLVSRIQGGQTIALISDAGTPAISDPGFLLTRACVDAGIEVDCLPGATAFVPALVNSGLPNDKFVFEGFLPVKKGRQTRFKILAEEERTIILYESPHKLVKTLANMVEYFGADRKISVSREISKLHEETVRGSVEEVLKHFEAKPPKGELVVVVAGKPKD, from the coding sequence ATGGCCAAACTTTTTCTTGTTCCCACCCCTATAGGTAATCTTGACGATATGACCTTTAGAGCTATTAAAGTTTTGCAGGAGGCAGATCTTATTTTAGCCGAAGATACACGCACAAGCGGGAAACTTCTCAAACATTTTGAGATTACTACACAGATGCACTCGCATCATATGCATAATGAGCATAAAACTGTAGAAAACTTAGTGTCACGTATACAAGGTGGCCAAACCATTGCTCTTATTAGTGATGCAGGGACACCGGCAATTTCAGACCCTGGCTTTTTATTAACTCGGGCTTGTGTAGATGCAGGTATCGAGGTAGATTGTTTACCAGGCGCTACCGCTTTTGTACCAGCTCTTGTAAATAGTGGCTTACCTAATGATAAGTTTGTTTTTGAGGGCTTTTTACCCGTTAAAAAAGGAAGGCAGACGCGTTTTAAAATTCTGGCAGAAGAAGAGCGTACCATTATTCTTTATGAAAGTCCGCATAAGCTGGTTAAGACTCTTGCAAATATGGTAGAATATTTTGGCGCAGATCGGAAAATTTCCGTTTCACGCGAGATTTCAAAACTTCATGAAGAGACCGTACGGGGTTCTGTAGAAGAAGTTTTAAAGCATTTTGAAGCGAAGCCTCCTAAGGGCGAACTTGTAGTCGTAGTAGCAGGAAAGCCGAAAGATTAA
- a CDS encoding thymidine kinase yields MFLENTVNHKEQFGWIEVICGSMFSGKTEELIRRLKRAQFAKQKVEIFKPSVDTRYDEELVISHDANKIRSTPVPAAANIPILADGCDVVGIDEAQFFDDEIVKVCNDLANRGVRVIVAGLDMDFKGNPFGPMPALMATAEYVTKVHAVCTRTGNLAQYSYRKAASDDLVLLGETEEYEPLSRGAYYKAMLRERLKTIDVKDPEVLKNPKKTE; encoded by the coding sequence ATGTTTCTCGAAAATACTGTAAATCACAAGGAGCAATTTGGGTGGATAGAAGTCATCTGTGGCTCTATGTTTTCTGGAAAAACAGAAGAGTTAATTAGAAGATTAAAGCGCGCCCAGTTTGCAAAACAGAAGGTTGAAATTTTCAAACCCTCTGTTGACACACGCTATGATGAAGAATTAGTTATCTCTCACGATGCCAACAAAATTAGATCGACCCCAGTTCCTGCTGCTGCAAACATACCTATTCTTGCAGATGGCTGTGATGTTGTGGGTATAGATGAAGCGCAGTTTTTTGATGATGAGATTGTAAAAGTATGTAACGATCTTGCAAATAGAGGTGTACGTGTAATTGTCGCCGGTCTTGATATGGATTTTAAAGGAAATCCCTTTGGCCCAATGCCGGCTCTTATGGCTACTGCAGAATATGTCACTAAAGTTCATGCAGTTTGTACTCGTACCGGTAATCTTGCCCAGTATAGCTATCGAAAGGCAGCTAGTGATGATCTTGTATTATTGGGAGAAACTGAAGAGTACGAACCGCTAAGCAGAGGCGCCTATTATAAAGCCATGCTACGTGAACGCCTCAAAACAATAGATGTTAAGGACCCCGAGGTACTTAAAAATCCTAAAAAAACAGAGTAA
- the alr gene encoding alanine racemase, whose product MPHTVLEIDLNALSHNYDYLKSKLNPDVKMLAVVKAYGYGSESVAIAKKLEVKGIDYFAVAYTSEGIALREAGIKTPILVLHPQIENFEKIIEHCLEPSIYSFRVLKAFIATAEEKKITDYPVHIKFNTGLNRLGFKDVNEKDILEQVNATSAIKIKSLFSHLVASEDMNEKTFTLHQIETFTKNSKNIINGLGYSPILHQSNTSAIINYPQAQFDMVRTGIGLYGYGNTQEEDLKLKPVATLKTVISQIHEISIGETVGYNRAHTAAKKERTATLPLGHADGISRAYGKGRGYVMIHGKKAPIIGNVCMDMIMVNVTKIDCEEGDEVIVFGKEASAVALSARIKSIPYELITAISQRVERRIIE is encoded by the coding sequence ATGCCACATACTGTTCTTGAAATAGATCTCAACGCTTTAAGTCATAATTATGATTACCTTAAATCTAAACTGAACCCAGACGTAAAAATGCTGGCGGTTGTAAAGGCTTACGGATATGGTAGTGAATCTGTTGCTATTGCTAAAAAACTAGAAGTAAAAGGCATCGATTATTTTGCCGTTGCATATACCTCAGAAGGAATCGCATTACGTGAAGCTGGTATCAAAACACCTATACTTGTGCTACACCCACAAATTGAGAATTTTGAAAAAATAATAGAGCATTGTTTAGAGCCTAGTATTTATAGTTTTCGCGTTTTAAAAGCATTTATCGCTACCGCGGAAGAAAAAAAAATAACAGATTATCCTGTACATATTAAATTTAATACAGGACTCAACCGCTTAGGTTTTAAAGATGTAAATGAAAAAGACATTTTAGAACAGGTAAATGCCACTAGCGCTATCAAAATTAAATCCTTGTTTTCACACCTCGTGGCAAGTGAGGATATGAATGAAAAAACATTCACCTTACATCAGATTGAAACCTTCACTAAGAATTCTAAAAATATCATTAATGGCCTGGGCTACTCCCCCATATTGCATCAAAGCAATACTTCTGCGATTATCAATTACCCGCAGGCACAATTTGATATGGTGCGCACGGGTATAGGTCTATATGGTTATGGTAATACTCAGGAAGAAGATTTAAAACTAAAACCGGTAGCCACATTAAAAACGGTTATTTCTCAAATTCACGAGATTTCAATTGGTGAGACTGTAGGATACAATCGGGCTCATACAGCAGCTAAAAAAGAACGTACTGCGACCCTGCCCCTTGGTCACGCCGACGGTATCTCAAGAGCTTATGGTAAAGGCCGAGGTTATGTGATGATACACGGAAAAAAAGCACCCATAATAGGCAATGTATGTATGGATATGATTATGGTAAATGTTACTAAAATTGACTGCGAAGAAGGTGATGAAGTCATTGTCTTTGGAAAAGAAGCTTCTGCAGTAGCACTATCTGCACGTATAAAAAGTATCCCGTACGAACTTATAACAGCAATTTCTCAGCGGGTTGAGCGTCGTATTATTGAGTAA
- the mscL gene encoding large conductance mechanosensitive channel protein MscL codes for MAFLKDFKAFLMKGDIVALATAVIIGGAFNKIVGSLVADVIMPVIGVLMGGKNVNNLFFSLDGGNYETVEAAVEAGGAIMTYGNFLQAVIDFIIIGFVIFWLLKGYEKTKKKEEAAAPAAPAGPTQEELLIEIRDELRKK; via the coding sequence ATGGCATTTTTAAAAGATTTTAAAGCCTTTTTAATGAAAGGTGACATTGTAGCTCTTGCTACAGCTGTAATTATAGGCGGAGCCTTTAATAAAATTGTTGGCTCGTTAGTAGCAGATGTTATCATGCCTGTAATAGGTGTGCTTATGGGCGGAAAAAACGTCAATAATCTATTTTTCTCACTAGACGGTGGCAATTATGAAACTGTTGAGGCTGCGGTAGAAGCCGGAGGTGCTATTATGACCTATGGAAACTTTTTACAGGCAGTGATTGATTTTATTATCATTGGCTTTGTAATTTTCTGGTTGCTTAAAGGTTATGAGAAAACCAAGAAGAAAGAAGAGGCAGCTGCACCAGCCGCGCCTGCAGGTCCTACACAAGAAGAATTACTTATTGAAATTCGCGACGAATTAAGAAAGAAATAA
- a CDS encoding aspartate-semialdehyde dehydrogenase — protein sequence MKVAVVGATGMVGHVMLQVLAERNFPITELIPVASERSVGKTVSYRGKDYTISSMNDAIAARPDIAIFSAGGNTSLEFAPKFAEVGTVVVDNSSAWRMDADKKLIVPEINAGELTASDKIIANPNCSTIQMVLALAPLHKKYKIKRLVISTYQSITGTGVKAVQQLENEYNGEKGEMAYNYPIHRNAIPACDVFTENGYTKEEMKLVNETQKILGDRSIAVTATAVRIPVVGGHSEAINVQFENDFDLSEVRQLLQAQDGVTVQDNPDTNTYPMPIYAHGKDDVFVGRIRRDFSQENTLNLWVVADNLRKGAATNAVQIAEYLTAQGLV from the coding sequence ATGAAAGTAGCTGTTGTAGGCGCTACCGGGATGGTAGGCCACGTGATGTTGCAAGTATTAGCTGAACGCAACTTCCCAATAACCGAATTAATTCCTGTAGCGAGTGAGCGCTCTGTAGGTAAAACTGTTTCTTATAGAGGCAAAGACTACACCATAAGCTCTATGAATGATGCTATTGCGGCACGCCCAGATATCGCAATCTTTTCTGCAGGTGGTAATACCTCTTTAGAATTTGCTCCTAAATTTGCTGAGGTTGGTACAGTTGTGGTCGACAATTCATCTGCCTGGAGAATGGATGCCGATAAAAAATTAATCGTTCCTGAGATCAATGCAGGTGAATTAACGGCTTCAGACAAGATTATTGCAAACCCTAACTGTTCTACCATTCAAATGGTATTGGCTCTGGCTCCTTTGCATAAAAAATATAAGATTAAACGTTTAGTAATCTCAACATATCAATCTATTACGGGTACTGGTGTTAAAGCAGTGCAGCAATTAGAAAATGAGTACAATGGGGAAAAAGGCGAGATGGCCTACAACTACCCTATTCACCGTAATGCAATTCCTGCCTGTGACGTATTTACAGAAAACGGATACACAAAAGAGGAAATGAAACTCGTTAACGAGACTCAGAAAATTTTAGGTGATCGCAGTATTGCAGTTACTGCAACAGCAGTGCGTATTCCGGTTGTGGGTGGTCACTCTGAAGCAATCAACGTTCAGTTTGAAAATGATTTTGATCTTTCTGAAGTTCGTCAGCTACTGCAAGCTCAAGACGGCGTTACCGTACAAGATAATCCAGACACAAACACCTACCCTATGCCTATCTATGCACACGGTAAAGATGATGTATTTGTAGGTCGTATCCGTCGTGATTTTTCACAGGAAAACACCTTAAATTTGTGGGTGGTTGCAGATAACCTGCGTAAAGGTGCAGCAACAAACGCGGTACAGATTGCAGAATATTTAACCGCTCAGGGTTTGGTCTAA